The region GTTCTGCTTGACCCGTTCTATGTGGTTCTATGGTTCTGCTTGACCCATTCTATGTGGTTCTATGGTTCTGCTCATCCATCCAACAACTGTTGGGTCTCCCAACAAGCagcctttctgctgctctggctgCAGCTGGACATGCAAATCACCAGCATCACGCTGCGTTCGTTTGCGCATGCTAGTGCCCACAGCGGGGACGTTTTAGTAACGTCGCTCTCAGCCGTCGCGCTGCGTGAACATGAACGCACGTAAAGATCTGCACGTCTCCGGTTTTGGACGTTGTGCTATTGGTCTCGGCTGTAGCTCCTCATATTCAGCCGTGTTGCATAATGATGAGCAGCAGCTCTTCCTTGGATGGCGTGCTGGAGCAACCGGGTGTTCACACATTCTTTGTCTTGCAAATCGGGTATTTGTGGGGGAAGTTGGTGTGTTTCATATCTGTGGGGGCTTGTCAGCCTGACGGATGAGACGACGGTTGTGCTTtggactgtttgtgttttaaatcatAACCGAACACTTTGTGACGGGTGGCTTACAATgatctctttttgtttgtttgtctcaaaCTAAACTACTAAAAATGTACGTGTAATTGAGTTTCTGTTGCACAACACTGTAAATCAGAACTCAATGTTTACCCATGCGGGTTATTGATTAGTCTACTGGTAGATGAGAGGTTAGTTAAATAAAGGCTCTTCTCCCTGGTGAAGACGTTATCTGTTCTATCAGGTCAGGTggatttgctttttattttttttattttttttaatcttcattcTCGGCCACAGAGCGGGTCGTGGATCGGGGACGATGACGATCCCCTGACGGGCTTCACCTGGAGAGGAGGCTGCGAGAGGGAGACCACAGGCATCCAGATCTGGAGCGATGTCTTTGTGGTCGACAAGCCCGACGGCAGCAAGGTAGAGAGATCTGTCAAAGCACGAGTTAAAACCTTTTGTGTTTTGATTGTTACGTGCAGAAAACCGTAAGGCGGTTGGGTTTATTGCATCTTCTCCCGACAGGTCGCTGTTCTCCTCGTCGACACCCAGGGGGCATTCGACAGCCAGTCCACCATAAAGGACTGTGCGACTGTGTTTGCCCTCAGCACAATGACCAGCTCTGTCCAGGTGAGACAGAAAACGATGTcatgactttctttctttcttcccttcTTATTAAAATGTCATGGTTTCTGTGacgtgttttgttttcaggtgTATAATATTTCCCAGAACATACAAGAAGAtgacctgcagcatctgcaggtCGGTTCCACACCTTCACCTGGAGGAAAAGCAACAGTCGGGTAAATCAACGTCTGGTTTTTGGAtcataattttgtttttctcacgcATGTAGCTGTTCACAGAATATGGCCGACTGGCAATGGAGGAGATCTACAAGAAACCTTTCCAGGTACTGCCTGCAGGAGATTAGCTTTAATCTTTCCTCTCGTACTCAGATAATAGTGTGTGTTTAATGCTGGTGGTGCGTTTCAGTCCCTGATGTTCCTGATTCGCGACTGGTGCTATCCTTACGAGCACAGCTACGGGTTGGAAGGAGGGAACAACTTCCTGGAGAAAAGACTGCAGGTGACTGTGACATTTCGCATTGCACGTGATATTCTTGTGTATTGTGTGTCCGTAATATCATTGTTTGTTCGCACACCTGTCCAAACATGCTTTCACTGTGATGCCCGTCTTGTTTTTCTGCTCGCCCAGGTGAAGCAAAACCAACACGAGGAGCTACAGAATGTGAGGAAGCACATTCACTCCTGCTTCTCCAACatcggctgcttcctgctgccgcATCCCGGCCTCAAGGTGGCCACCAACCCGTACTTTGACGGCAGGCTGAAGGGTGAGACGACATACGGTGTTGCTCGTGTATGCATATTGACGAGCGATGCTAAAGTGAGCTGgactaaacctttttttttttttttttcctttcagacATTGATTTGGATTTTAAGAGGAAGCTGGTCCAGCTGGTGCCTCTCCTCCTGGCTCCGGAGCGACTGGTAGAGAAAGAGATCGGAGGCAACAAAGTCACCTGCAGGGATCTCCTGGAGTACTTCAAGGTCCTGCAGGATGTTATGTCAGAGAGGCCTGTGGCTTTCACAGTAAACGGTCCCGGTCAATAAATacaacatcacagcatgacTAGATCAATAATGACAGACTGATGGAAGGTGAAccaacagcacaaaaacagcTACACGCTTTCAAAAGAAATGATTTGAAAACCTCAATAAAGTGGAATGGCAATGAAAAACACTGAAGTGACGCCGATGTTAAATTATAGGTTTCGGAGGTTGATGGTATTTAATCGATGCGAGTGAACCGTCCCTTCTGCGTGTTTTTATATCTGTGTTATTTTTTAGGGCACTGATTTGACTATGATATATTCCTGCAGGCTTACATAAAGATCTACCAAGGTGAGAAACTGCCTCACCCAAAGTCCATGCTGCAGGTTGGTTACCAGTACAGAGGGATCTTATGTTGGGGCCGCACGTTTAGTTTTTAATTCTCACTGAGGTCGCATCATCTTTTCCTGTTTATTAGGCAACGGCGGAGGCCAACAACCTAACTGCTGTGGCTGGAGCCAAAGACCTGTACAGTAAAAACATGGAGCAGGTAAGGCCTCCATAGTGTCGCGTGGGGCTAGCTTAATGTACAGCTGTCCTTTTGAGACGTTTGTCCTCTTGGTTCAGGTCTGCGGCGGGGACAAGCCGTACATCGCCCCGGCCGACCTGCAGCGCTGTCATGAAGAGTTTCGTGAGCACTCGGTGCGTTTCTTCCGATCTATTAAGAAAATGGGTGGCGACGAGTTCTGCCAGCGCTACCAGAAccagctggaggcggagctagacgACTCCTACAGCAAGTTTTCCAAGCACAACGACGGCAAAAACATCTTCTACGCGGCGCGCACGCCCGCCACGCTCTTTGCGGTCATGTTTGCCACCTACGTGGTGTCCGGGGTCGCCGGCTTCATCGGCCTCAGCACCGTGGCGTCGCTGGCTAACCTGGTCATGGGCGTGGCCCTGCTGTCCCTCTGCGTCTGGGCCTACGTGAAGTACTCCGGAGAGCTTCGGGAGGTTGGACTGATGATCGATCTGGTGGCCGAGACGCTCTgggaacaggtgtgtgtgtgtgtgtgtgttcatctgtAACTGGGTTGTCTTGGTAACGGTACAGTTAAGTGGCtgtttagtttgttttgttctgtcaACGAAACGGCGGCGCCCTGAGCGTCTCCCtgaggattctttttttttttgttttttacacgcGTGTCTACAGACATTGTGcgatatttatttaaactggGAACTCGCTGCCGGAACTATTTACTTTGGGGTTtcggtttgtttttctttactttctaGGCATTTGAAATTCTCCCAccagtttttatttctgttttcgACCCGTTTATGCTTAACATCTCTTCGTCCATCCCACTGTCTGAAGAGCCATTGTTTCTCCTACTGCCTGATCAGTGATCATTGAGACTCATCAGCTCACTGTCTCCACGAGTCGCCAGCCTGCAGACCAACTTCAGCACAAATATGAAGCCAGTTTGTGTTTCTCATCATTTGGACTGTTGGGGAAAGTTTGGGGATCCACCTCAAACACCGCCCTCATGCTTCCTCTGACCTCTTTTATCTCCCTCTCTTTtatctcctctttcctcccctGCTTCTCAGAAGATTGTCAGAAAGGTGAGGCGTGTCTCGTCCCAGTTCTCTCGTCTGCTTGCTTCCCGTTCTCGTCGTCCTGCCTCgtcccttttcttttccttccatCTCGACCTCCTTCCAATATTCTTTGTGTCCACATCTTCAttttcatctctcctcctttatCATCTTGTTTTAACCTCTTTCCGTGTCTTACCTGGCCGTCGGCCTTGTCCTTTGTCTAACTCTTCCGTTCCTCCCTGCTGTCCTCTCAGGTGTTTTCCAAACTCTTGGAGCCTGTCAGGCGCCGCCTGGCTTGGCCCGTCTCTCTTCTCCCTTCATTCCCATCAGGAACGACGCGAGGACTAAGAGCTGTTCCTCCTCTCAACAACAACTACAAGAAGACCAAATAGCAGCTGAGTGACTGGTGGATTTGCACTCCTCGTTTTGGAACTGCTGGAGTTTCCTGGCTTTTGTTCGTTTTCATTCTGGTTCTGGATTGTTACACTTCAGAGGGGACGCCATCTGAACTTCACTGACTGTATCTGAACATTGACGGCCACATCCACCTCTCGGGGACCCGAAGCCCAATCAAACGGTTATTAGAAGTCTTGCATGACTGATTTCTGTCTTTTAACGTTGATGTTCTGTTTGGGATTTGTCATGATCGTATTCGTCGTATTGCATTTGAGACGACATCCTGATTCTTTTTCcgtttttaatttaaagttttCTTCCCTAACCTCTCGGTTTCTTTGTCCCCTACTTGGATCTTCAGACGACTTCCTTCGTTTTCACACAGACCCAACTCATTGTCTCCGttctcctcacctgcaggtcttGAAGCCATTAAGTGAACACTACATGGAAGACCACGTCCGACAGACGGTGGTGAACTCTATCAAAGCCAGCTTGACGGAACAGGCCTCGCAACAATCCAAGTTAAACACTCACTGACTTGATCCTTCCTCCTCTGATCCACCCCTCATCTCCGTGACTCTCCTGCCCACTCTCTCGGCGTCTTCTTTCTAGAACTATGGAATTAGTTCAGCACCGAAGCTCTTATGTCTCCCCTCAAATGCCCGTCGTCACATCGCTGCTCCAAACGACGTGCTCTGGTGGACCCGCAGGTTTGCAAGCCCATCCCGATCTTCATCGCCACCCAGTGCCTCAGAGCGGATACTGCGCATTGATGAGAGGATCCAGAAGAGCAAACCAGGCCTGCTTCTATTGTGCCATACTGTAATCGTGTTAGAACGCAGACTGTCGGCTCGCACTCGGACGTCGTCGCCGGTAGCGGGCCGCTCTCGCTGTGATTCAGAGAGCCTGACGCTGCCGTGGACAGCTGTTCGAAGTCATCCTCTGTGCGTTTGCATTTACGGTGTAACGAGGCCGTCGGCGGCGAGCTCTGCACACCTCCTCAGCCTGGTTAGCAACGCTTCTACTGGTAACCAATCGCTAGATAATTGGATAAGTGTGGGTTACTTTGTTGTTTCAGAAA is a window of Brachionichthys hirsutus isolate HB-005 unplaced genomic scaffold, CSIRO-AGI_Bhir_v1 contig_806, whole genome shotgun sequence DNA encoding:
- the LOC137917023 gene encoding atlastin-2-like produces the protein QVDLLFIFFIFFNLHSRPQSGSWIGDDDDPLTGFTWRGGCERETTGIQIWSDVFVVDKPDGSKVAVLLVDTQGAFDSQSTIKDCATVFALSTMTSSVQVYNISQNIQEDDLQHLQLFTEYGRLAMEEIYKKPFQSLMFLIRDWCYPYEHSYGLEGGNNFLEKRLQVKQNQHEELQNVRKHIHSCFSNIGCFLLPHPGLKVATNPYFDGRLKDIDLDFKRKLVQLVPLLLAPERLVEKEIGGNKVTCRDLLEYFKAYIKIYQGEKLPHPKSMLQATAEANNLTAVAGAKDLYSKNMEQVCGGDKPYIAPADLQRCHEEFREHSVRFFRSIKKMGGDEFCQRYQNQLEAELDDSYSKFSKHNDGKNIFYAARTPATLFAVMFATYVVSGVAGFIGLSTVASLANLVMGVALLSLCVWAYVKYSGELREVGLMIDLVAETLWEQKIVRKVFSKLLEPVRRRLAWPVSLLPSFPSGTTRGLRAVPPLNNNYKKTK